In Neisseria brasiliensis, the following proteins share a genomic window:
- a CDS encoding potassium/proton antiporter codes for MDWMNILFLLGGALLFLSVVSTTLSARLGMPLLLVFLGVGILAGEEGIGGIEFDNFVSANFICQLALAVILLDGGLRTRFQSFHIGLKPAAVLATWGVFASVALLGIFTTLYLDVDWRFGLLMAAIVGSTDAGAVFSLLRNSGVRLNQRVQATLEIESGANDPMAIFLVTAVIAMMVKPDEGGVMSFVWMLLLQIGFGLLMGFIGGKLLAKLVRRLNLPEGLYALMIVSGGLLVFSFTNLIGGSGFLAVYLAGVLVGNQHNHATEHVLRVMDGLAWLAQATMFVVLGLLVTPSSVLERGSDAMVLAAFLMLVARPIAVFTGLWPFNYSVREKAYISWLGLRGAVPITLAMMPLVMGVPNSRALFDVAFAVVVLSLLIQGTTIPVMARLLKVAMPPKPEPTDSRDIWLAEKEAVRMTSFKVVKQSEAEGVHPDDVAPISASFDRRCFALIREGHRIELQSDTKLKKDDIAWYILPDDQVENMAYYFTETDKSVLLNFDYFGEFSFDPVSRAGDLAKAYGLKLQPNEESLSLSELFELRSESTKWVEGDRVSIGEFELTIKELNKDGSIKLMGMKFPD; via the coding sequence GTGGATTGGATGAATATCTTATTCCTGCTCGGCGGCGCGCTGCTGTTTTTGAGTGTGGTTTCCACCACACTGTCGGCGCGTTTGGGTATGCCCTTGCTGTTGGTGTTTTTGGGGGTTGGCATTTTGGCCGGTGAAGAGGGGATAGGCGGCATTGAGTTTGACAATTTTGTCTCGGCCAACTTCATTTGCCAGCTTGCTTTGGCGGTGATTTTGCTGGATGGTGGATTGCGCACGCGTTTTCAGAGCTTCCATATCGGTTTGAAACCGGCGGCGGTGTTGGCAACATGGGGTGTGTTTGCCAGCGTAGCTTTGTTAGGTATTTTCACCACGCTTTATTTGGATGTGGATTGGCGCTTTGGTTTACTGATGGCGGCGATTGTCGGCTCGACCGACGCCGGTGCGGTATTCAGTCTGTTGCGCAACAGCGGCGTGCGCTTGAATCAGCGTGTGCAAGCGACGCTGGAAATTGAATCCGGTGCCAACGACCCAATGGCGATTTTCTTGGTGACTGCGGTCATTGCCATGATGGTTAAGCCGGATGAGGGCGGCGTGATGTCGTTTGTGTGGATGTTGCTGCTACAAATCGGCTTTGGTTTGCTGATGGGCTTTATCGGTGGCAAATTGCTGGCCAAGCTGGTACGCCGTCTGAATCTGCCGGAAGGTTTGTATGCCTTGATGATTGTATCGGGTGGTTTGCTGGTGTTTTCGTTTACCAACTTGATTGGCGGCAGCGGCTTTTTGGCGGTGTATTTGGCCGGCGTATTGGTGGGCAATCAGCACAACCACGCGACGGAACACGTTTTACGCGTGATGGACGGCTTAGCATGGCTGGCTCAGGCAACCATGTTTGTCGTGTTGGGTTTGCTGGTAACACCGTCGAGTGTGTTGGAGCGTGGTTCTGATGCGATGGTATTGGCGGCATTTTTGATGTTGGTGGCGCGACCGATTGCAGTGTTTACCGGCTTGTGGCCGTTTAATTACAGCGTGCGTGAAAAGGCATACATCAGTTGGCTGGGTTTGCGCGGTGCAGTGCCGATTACGCTGGCGATGATGCCATTGGTGATGGGTGTACCCAATTCGCGGGCATTGTTTGACGTGGCATTTGCGGTGGTGGTGTTGTCACTGCTGATTCAGGGCACAACCATTCCGGTGATGGCGCGCTTGCTGAAAGTGGCCATGCCGCCGAAGCCGGAGCCAACCGACAGCCGCGATATTTGGTTGGCGGAAAAAGAAGCAGTGCGCATGACATCGTTTAAAGTGGTGAAGCAATCCGAAGCAGAAGGCGTGCATCCCGATGATGTGGCGCCAATTTCAGCCAGCTTCGACCGCCGCTGTTTTGCACTGATTCGCGAAGGACACCGAATCGAGTTGCAAAGCGATACCAAGCTGAAAAAAGACGACATTGCTTGGTATATCCTGCCTGATGATCAGGTCGAAAATATGGCCTATTACTTTACTGAAACCGATAAGAGCGTGTTGCTGAATTTCGATTATTTTGGCGAATTTTCATTTGATCCGGTTAGCCGTGCCGGTGATTTGGCGAAGGCTTATGGTTTGAAATTGCAGCCGAACGAAGAGAGTTTGAGCTTGAGCGAATTATTTGAGCTGCGTTCGGAAAGCACCAAATGGGTGGAGGGCGACCGCGTGAGCATTGGTGAATTTGAGCTGACGATTAAAGAATTGAATAAAGACGGCAGCATTAAATTGATGGGTATGAAGTTCCCTGATTAA
- a CDS encoding DUF808 domain-containing protein → MAFASLFTLLDDITAVLDDVALMTKMAAKKTAGVVGDDLALNANQVTGASAERELPIVWAVAKGSLINKVILVPAALLLSIFLPAAITPLLMIGGAYLCFEGVEKLLHKFLHKNDDNEAASHASDEIFDEKAKITGAIRTDFILSAEIIIIALGVVSAYGVLTKSLVMSAIGIGMTVIVYGLVAIIVKLDDLGLRLIEKGSSAAKAFGRGIIAFMPWFMRALSVVGTLAMFLVGGGIIAHNFGPVHDFLHAHHWDTGLMAQVANLVVGVLTGAAVCAVVLPLMKVFSKKH, encoded by the coding sequence ATGGCTTTTGCTTCCCTATTTACCCTGCTTGACGACATTACCGCCGTATTGGACGACGTGGCCTTAATGACCAAAATGGCCGCCAAGAAAACTGCCGGCGTGGTCGGCGACGATTTGGCCTTGAATGCCAACCAAGTGACCGGTGCTTCTGCCGAACGCGAATTGCCGATTGTATGGGCAGTGGCCAAAGGCTCGCTGATTAATAAAGTCATTTTGGTACCGGCGGCTTTATTGTTATCTATTTTCCTACCGGCTGCGATTACGCCTTTATTGATGATTGGCGGCGCGTATTTGTGTTTTGAAGGCGTGGAAAAGCTGCTGCATAAATTTTTGCACAAAAACGACGACAATGAAGCCGCTTCGCACGCCAGCGATGAAATTTTTGATGAAAAAGCCAAAATCACCGGCGCCATCCGCACCGACTTTATTTTGTCGGCCGAAATCATCATCATCGCCTTGGGCGTGGTAAGCGCCTACGGCGTGCTGACCAAGTCTTTGGTGATGTCGGCCATCGGCATCGGCATGACCGTGATTGTGTACGGCTTGGTTGCCATCATTGTTAAGCTCGATGATTTAGGTTTGCGCCTAATCGAAAAAGGCAGCAGCGCTGCCAAAGCCTTTGGCCGTGGCATCATCGCTTTCATGCCGTGGTTTATGCGCGCATTGAGCGTGGTCGGCACTCTGGCGATGTTCTTGGTCGGCGGCGGTATCATCGCCCACAACTTCGGCCCAGTACACGATTTCCTGCACGCCCATCATTGGGATACCGGCCTGATGGCACAAGTGGCCAACTTAGTGGTCGGTGTACTGACCGGTGCGGCGGTGTGCGCCGTGGTATTGCCTTTGATGAAAGTATTCTCTAAAAAACATTGA
- the lnt gene encoding apolipoprotein N-acyltransferase, whose protein sequence is MKILRKLETYWQKPLLYWPLVIVIGSATPLAFAPYYHFWLMPLLFGALIRLIELRPRVAASTAYVFGFFAYVSQFYWIHTALHEVAGLPNLYAIPMTVLLPAFLALYPALCFWLWKKFHFPRWIKIGIVLPILWTLTEFARERFLTGFGWGALGYSQITKTSPLAGFAPIGGIHLVTFATACIGAWLVLLVDNAGRLKNRLMPLCCGVALCTVGYIAQEAEFTEPDGSTNTVALLQGNIEQHIKWQEDQIVPTIQKYYEQLSKTRADIVILPETAIPEMRQTLPEEVLSTFAAQAQSNGSALALGISQYTRDGNGYENAVINLSNYNNTTAEEIPYYAKNHLVPFGEYKPLPAITNVLYRMMNMPLADFRKGGEGQAPLVMKDQRVAFNICYEDGFGDELIATARQSTLLANVSNMAWYGDSNAMYQQLQQSQARAMELGRYMVRATNTGATAIISPKGSIISEAEANTETVLEGHIKGHIGETPYMKMGGSWWLIGLLSAAALLLFALRNKQE, encoded by the coding sequence ATGAAGATTCTCCGTAAACTCGAAACATATTGGCAAAAGCCGCTGCTCTATTGGCCGCTGGTCATCGTTATCGGTAGTGCTACGCCGCTCGCCTTTGCCCCTTATTATCATTTCTGGCTGATGCCACTGCTATTCGGCGCTCTGATCCGCCTGATTGAGCTGCGCCCGCGCGTGGCTGCTTCAACGGCTTATGTGTTCGGCTTTTTTGCTTATGTGTCCCAGTTTTACTGGATTCATACTGCCTTGCACGAAGTTGCCGGCCTGCCGAATCTTTATGCTATTCCAATGACAGTGTTGCTGCCGGCATTTTTGGCGCTCTACCCTGCCCTGTGTTTTTGGTTATGGAAAAAATTCCACTTTCCGCGCTGGATTAAAATCGGTATTGTGCTGCCGATTTTATGGACGCTAACCGAGTTTGCCCGCGAACGTTTCTTGACCGGTTTCGGCTGGGGCGCATTAGGTTATTCACAAATCACCAAAACCAGCCCGCTGGCCGGCTTCGCACCCATCGGCGGCATTCATTTGGTGACCTTTGCCACCGCCTGCATTGGCGCATGGTTGGTATTGTTGGTCGATAACGCAGGCCGTCTGAAAAACCGGCTCATGCCTTTATGTTGCGGCGTGGCTTTGTGCACCGTCGGCTACATCGCCCAAGAAGCCGAATTTACCGAACCGGACGGCAGCACCAACACCGTCGCCCTGCTGCAAGGCAATATCGAACAACACATCAAATGGCAGGAAGACCAAATCGTTCCGACCATTCAAAAGTATTACGAGCAGCTGAGCAAAACCCGTGCCGACATCGTGATTTTGCCGGAAACCGCCATTCCGGAAATGCGCCAAACCCTGCCGGAAGAAGTATTGAGCACCTTTGCCGCCCAAGCACAAAGCAACGGCAGCGCGCTGGCTTTGGGCATCAGCCAATACACACGTGATGGCAACGGCTATGAAAATGCCGTGATTAACTTAAGCAACTACAACAACACCACCGCCGAAGAAATCCCGTATTACGCCAAAAACCATTTGGTGCCGTTTGGCGAATACAAACCCTTACCCGCCATCACCAACGTGCTTTACCGCATGATGAACATGCCGCTAGCTGACTTCCGCAAAGGCGGCGAAGGCCAAGCGCCTTTGGTCATGAAAGACCAGCGTGTGGCGTTCAACATCTGCTATGAAGACGGTTTTGGCGACGAATTAATCGCCACTGCCCGCCAATCCACCCTACTGGCCAACGTCAGCAATATGGCATGGTATGGCGATTCCAACGCCATGTATCAGCAATTGCAGCAGTCGCAAGCGCGCGCGATGGAATTAGGCCGCTATATGGTGCGCGCCACCAACACCGGCGCCACCGCGATTATTTCGCCTAAAGGCAGCATCATCAGCGAAGCCGAAGCCAATACCGAAACCGTATTGGAAGGCCATATTAAAGGCCATATCGGTGAAACGCCTTACATGAAAATGGGCGGCTCTTGGTGGCTCATTGGCCTACTCAGCGCCGCAGCCTTACTGCTTTTCGCCCTGCGCAACAAGCAAGAATAA
- the rpoH gene encoding RNA polymerase sigma factor RpoH codes for MNNAFALPVIHSGNGSLEQYIHTVNNIPMLSAEEETQLAERQQKGDLNAAKQLILSHLRVVVSIARGYDGYGLNQADLIQEGNIGLMKAVKRYEPSRGARLFSFAVHWIKAEIHEFILRNWRLVRVATTKPQRKLFFNLRSMRKSLNALSPKEAQDIADDLGVKLSEVLEMEQRMTGHDIGILADSNDDEDNFAPIDWLADNETEPTQQIAKQAHYALQTDGLQNALAQLDDRSRHIVESRWLQDDGGLTLHELAAEYGVSAERIRQIEAKAMQKLRGFLAEEAEAV; via the coding sequence ATGAATAACGCTTTTGCATTACCAGTAATCCACAGCGGTAACGGTAGCTTGGAGCAATACATTCATACCGTGAACAATATTCCAATGCTTTCTGCCGAAGAAGAAACCCAACTGGCAGAACGCCAACAAAAAGGCGATTTAAACGCCGCTAAACAATTGATTCTTTCCCACTTGCGCGTGGTGGTGTCCATCGCCCGCGGTTACGATGGCTACGGCCTGAACCAAGCCGACTTGATTCAAGAAGGCAACATCGGCCTGATGAAAGCAGTGAAACGCTACGAACCAAGCCGTGGCGCGCGCTTGTTCTCATTTGCCGTGCATTGGATTAAAGCCGAAATCCACGAATTTATTCTGCGCAACTGGCGCTTGGTGCGTGTAGCCACCACCAAGCCGCAACGCAAACTATTTTTCAATCTGCGCAGCATGCGTAAAAGCCTGAATGCCTTGTCGCCGAAAGAAGCGCAAGACATCGCCGATGATTTGGGCGTAAAACTTTCCGAAGTATTGGAAATGGAACAACGCATGACCGGCCACGATATTGGCATTTTGGCCGACAGTAACGATGACGAAGACAACTTCGCCCCAATCGACTGGTTAGCCGATAACGAAACCGAGCCGACCCAGCAAATCGCCAAGCAAGCCCATTACGCGCTGCAAACCGATGGCCTGCAAAATGCCTTGGCACAACTGGACGACCGCAGCCGTCACATCGTTGAAAGCCGCTGGTTGCAAGACGATGGCGGTTTGACTCTGCACGAATTGGCTGCCGAATACGGTGTATCGGCCGAGCGCATCCGCCAAATCGAAGCCAAAGCCATGCAAAAATTGCGCGGCTTCTTGGCTGAAGAAGCCGAAGCAGTTTAA